Within Bifidobacterium dentium JCM 1195 = DSM 20436, the genomic segment GTGTTGTATCGGTATCTGATCGAGCTGGGCATCGCCAAGGAGATGCCGCTGTTCGGCCACATGCCGTATGTGATGGGTCAGGGCAACAAGAAGCTGTCCAAGCGCGATCCTGAATCCAACCTGTTCCTGCATCGCGACAACGGTTTCATCCGTGAAGGCCTGCTGAACTATCTGGCACTGCTGGGCTGGTCCATCGCTCCGGATCGTGACGTGTTCTCCATGGACGAGATGATCGAGAAGTTCGACGTGCGTGACGTCAAGGCCAATCCGGCCCGTTTCGACATCGACAAGGCCATCTCCATCAACGCCGAGCACATCCGCATGCTCGAACCGCAGGATTTCCTGAACCGTGCCGTACCGTACCTGAACCGTGACGGCGTCGTGTCCGCCGATTCCTGGGATGCGCTGACCGATCGCGAACGTGAGATCCTCTCCGCTTCCGTGGAGCTCGTGCAGCCGCGCGTGCGTCTGCTTGGTGAGGTGGCCGGCATGGTCGGTTCCCTGCTTTCCACCGAAGGCTATATCGAACCGGATGCCGATGCGCGCAAGCAGCTCAAGGATTCCGCGCCGGCTGTGCTTGATGCGGCCATTGCCTCGCTTTCCGCGGTGGCTGATGATGATTGGAAGACCGACATCCTGCATGAGACGCTCAACAAGGCGCTCGTGGAGGATGGCGGCTACAAGCCGCGTCTGGCGTTCGGCCCGGTGCGCGTGGCCATGTCCGGCCGCCGCGTATCCCCGCCGCTGTTCGAGTCCATGGAAATCGTCGGCAAGGAAATCAGCCTCGCCCGTCTTCAGGGTTTGCGCGAGCATCTGTGATGTGATGCCGTTCCCATGCCGCTCCTTCCGATGAAGGGGCGGCATTTTCAAATCGTTGAAAAATGGCGCGACACGCCGTGACTTGCGCTTACCCACTAACTCGCGTATATTAATCACTCGTTGCGGTTCGCGGCCTAGCTGAGAATCACAGCGATAACTCAAGCCCCCGTCGTCTAGCGGTCTAGGACTACGCCCTCTCACGGCGCCAACACCGGTTCAAATCCGGTCGGGGGTACGACGGACAACTTCTTGAAGTTGCCACGCCAGCCAAATTGGGATGTGGTGTAATTGGCAACACAGCTGATTCTGGTTCAGCCATTCTTGGTTCGAGTCCAGGCATCCCAGCCAATGAGCCCTCGCGGAATGCGAGGGTTTTTTGTTTTCTTAACCTATGATGACGTTTGGAATTCGTCGGTGCTGTTTTGTGCGTTCAATTGCGTGCATAATTGCACTACCCTAGGGATTATGACTGAATTGCAGCATGCCGCCAAAGCCGCGTCCACGCGCCCGCGTATCCAACCCGCGGAAGAGGGGGATGGTCGTCCGTTGTCCGTATCGGCACGTCTCGGCCGTCTGCAGTTTCATCAATCCGGCAAGTTTCGCGTGCTGCAGTTCACCGACATTCAGGATGGTCCGAAGGTCAGCAAAGACACCGTCAAACTGATCGAAGCGTCACTTGACGCCACGCGCCCCGATATCGTCATCTTCACCGGCAACCAGATCGCCGGCTATGATGCCGCGTACTCCCAGACCATGCGTAAGCGTCGCTGGAACAAGGCACAGGCCGCCGTGCAGTCCTCTGCCGAACGGTATGAGGAGGCTCTCAGGCAAACGCGTTCGATGGTCCGCTCCACAATCGAACAGCTGGTGCGACCGCTCGCCGATCGTAGCGTTCCCTGGGTGGTGACTTTCGGGAATCATGATTTTCAATGCGGTTTGGATAATGCCGAGGTTGAACGGATCTGCCAGGAATTCCCCGGCTGCCTCAATCCTGCCCCTACTGAGACGAGTGCCGGCGAAAAGGTGGGAATGTTGCCGGAACAGCGCGTGTACGGATGCGAACCGGGCACATTCGCCTTGCCCGTGATGAATGTTGATCGCACATGTAACGTACTGGGATTGGTGCTGGTCGATTCGGGCGATTATGCGCGTTCGGGCGGCTATGGAAGCCCGTCCGTGGCCGCATTGCGTTTTCTTGCCGATGTGCCGCATGCGTTGGTCACGCAATCGCAGGCGATTGCGGCGCCTCGGGAGACGCAGGCTTCGCAGGAGGCGTTGCCGTGCATGGTATTCCAGCATTTTGCGATTCCGCAGTATTATGACCTGCTGAAGCCGGTTGCGGCCAATGCGGCGCGTGCGATCGAAGGCTATCGTAACTTTGCGGGCAACCATTACGTGTTGGACGAGAGCAAGACGCAGCCCGGCAGCTATCTGGGGGAGGGCATCAGCTGCCCCGATGCCGACAGCGGCGAGTATGCGATGCTGTGCGACAACGGTTACTTTGCCATTTCCGCAGGTCATGACCATCGCAATGGTTTCGTCGGCACGGTCGCGATTCCCGGCACTCAGGCCGCTGAACAGACCGCTGGTGAATGCTCGGCCGAAAGCGAGGCGTCTGCAGGAGCTCATGGCCTGATGATGATCGCCTCGCCGACCAGCGGATTCGGCTCATACGGTCCGGTGCCGGAAAAGCGTGCCGCGAGGCTGTTCGAATTCGATATTCGTCATCCGTATGAGCCGCGTACGCAATTGCTTGAATATGGTGAGCTGGTGGGCAAGCCAAGCACGGGCAAGGCCTATGCATACGGTATGACGAGCGAGTCCAGGCCGGATAGCGAAGGTATGGATCTGCTGCATCGCCCGACTTGGTGGAGCAAGCTCCTCTCACGGTTCAGGAAATAATCGCGTTAAGATTCAGCGGCCTGCGGAGGCCTTGATCAGGGCTTCGGTGAGATACTTGCCGGCGGCCATGACCAGCGGCGCATAGCGGCGCCCTGGATTGACGCCCATCCGACCGTTGGGGCCTGAAATGGAGATTGCGGCGATTACCTGTCCGGAAGCGTTGCGAATCGGTGCGGAGATGGAGCATACGCCTTCGTCGCGTTCGTTGACGGACTCGGCCCAGCCGCGCTTACGCACGGCGGACAACTTGGCCGCAGTGAACTTGGCGTGGCGAAGTCCCTGATGCAGGCGCTCGGAATCCTCCCAGGCCAAGAGGATCTGCGCGGCGGAACCGGCTTCCATCGACAGCATGGCGCCGACCGGAATCGAATCGCGCAAACCGGAAGCGCGCTCCACGGCTGCGATGCACACACGCTGATCGCCCTGACGGCGGTAGATTTGGGCGGATTCACCGGTGCGATCCAGTAAGGTCTGCAAAATCGGGCCGGCGGCGGTGAGCAGCCGGTCTTCGCCTGCGGCGGCGGCCAGCTCGGCGAATCGTGATCCCAATACGAAACGGCCATGCTGGTCGCGTAGCACGAAACGATGGCGTTCCAGCGCAATCGCAAGGCGATGGGCGGTCGGACGGGCCAAGCCGGTGGCTGCGACAAGCTGGCCGAGTGTGGCCGGGCCGGACTCGAGTGCGTCGAGAATCTTTACGGTCTTGTCGAGCACGCCCACCCCGGAGTGGATTTCATTGTTTTCCGTAGTGGTCTGATAGGGGTTCTCCGCCGGGGTCGCAGCGTCATCCTGCTGCGATTCGGGCATGGTGATGCGCGTGTTCGAAGAAGTCATAAGACGGATTATGCCATCTCACATATTGAAATGCAAAACGCGCGTGATGTCGTACTGAGGTATTGCGGATCATTTCAATCCGCGGTCGGCAATCGAACAAGTGGAAAATCGTTGCAATGGCAAGGATTACGGGCTAGGCGACAACGGGCCGTCCGGCACGTATCTCATATACCGGCATACTGCGTCTATAACCCAACCCAAAACCCATAGGCTTATAGCACGAACAGCGCGTGAAGGCAATACCCGCGCGGAAAATCATGAGGAAAAATTCGAGGAGGTCCCGTATGGGAACGACATTGGCCGAGAAAGTCTGGGCCGATCATCTGGTGCGCAAAGGTAGCGATGGGGCTCCCGACCTGCTGTACATCGACCTGATGCTCATGCATGAGGTCACCAGTCCGCAGGCGTTCGAGGGCCTGCGTCTGGCTGGTCGCAAGCCGCGTCATATCGATCAGTTGATCGCCACGGAGGACCACAACACCCCCACGGTTGACATCGATCGCCCGAATCCGGACGAAACCTCCGCGCTGCAGCTGAGCACGCTGGAGAAGAACTGCAAGGAGTTCGGTGTTCGCCTGTGTCCGCTCGGCGATGCGGATCAGGGCGTGGTGCATGCGTTCGCTCCGGTACTGGGCCTTACGCAGCCGGGCATGACCATCGTGTGCGGCGATTCGCACACCTCTACGCACGGTGCGTTCGGTGCGATGGCGCTTGGCATCGGCACTTCCGAGGTCGAGCACGTCATGGCCACGCAGACGCTGAGCCTCAAGCCGTTCAAGACCATGGCCATCAATATCGAAGGCGAACTGCCGAAGGGCGTTACGGCCAAAGACATCATTCTTGCGATTATCGCGAAGATCGGCACCGGCGGTGGCCAGGGTCACGTCATCGAGTACCGCGGCGAGGCGATCAGGAAGCTGTCGATGGATGCCCGCATGACGATCTGCAACATGTCGATCGAGGCGGGTGCCCGAGCCGGCATGATTGCGCCGGATGAGGTGACGTTCGAATATCTGAAGGGCCGTCCGCACGCACCGGAAGGTGAGATGTGGGACAAGGCGGTCGAGTATTGGAAGACGCTCAAGACCGATGATGACGCCGTGTTCGATACGGAAGTGACGATCAAGGCCGAGGATCTCGAGCCATATGTGACGTGGGGCACCAACCCGGGTCAGGGCATCAGGATTTCCGGCAACGTGCCGGATCCGGAATCCTTCAACGACGAGACGGAGCGCACCGCCGCCGAACGTGCCATCGAATACATGGGGTTGAAGCCGGGCATGCCGATCAAGGACATTGCCGTCGACACCGTGTTCATCGGTTCCTGCACGAATGGCCGTCTTGAGGATCTGCGTGTGGCCGCCGCCATCATGAAGGGGCATCACAAGGCCGAAAACATTCACCGCGTACTCGTGGTGCCGGCTTCCTCCCGCGTGCGTCTGCAGGCGGAGAAGGAAGGGCTCGACAAGATCTTCAAGGATTTCGGTGCCGAATGGCGTAACGCCGGTTGCTCCATGTGCCTGGGCATGAACCCGGACAAGATGGTGGCCCGCGAGCGTTCCATCTCTACGTCGAACCGTAACTTCGAAGGTCGTCAGGGCAAGGGTTCCCGCACGCATCTGGCGTCGCCAGCCGTGGCCGCCGCCACTGCGATCCGCGGTACCATCTGCTCCCCGGCCGACCTGTAAACCTGCGCGAACCCGCGAATCGTAAGGACTTTCAAATATGGAAAAACTCACCACTCTTACCGGCGTGGCCGTGCCGCTTCGCCGTTCCAATGTCGATACCGACCAGATCATCCCGGCCGTGTTCCTCAAGCGCGTCAAGAAGACCGGTTTCGATGACGCTCTCTTCTATGCATGGCGTCGCGATCCGGAATTCGTGCTCAACCAGCCGGAGTACAAGCAGGGCAAGATTCTGGTCGCAGGCCCCGATTTCGGCATCGGTTCCTCTCGCGAACATGCCGTATGGGCGTTGCATGATTACGGTTTCCGCGTGGTCATCGCCTCTCGTTTCGCTGACATCTTCTATGGCAATACCGCCAAGAACGGTGTGCTTGCCGCGATCATGCCGCAGGAATCCGTTGAGCTGCTGTGGAAGCTGCTCGATGAGGAGCCGGGCCGTGATATGACCGTGAGCCTGGAGGATCGTACCGTGACCTGCGGTGACGTGACGCTGCCGTTCGAAGTGAACGATTACACCCGTTGGCGCCTGATGAACGGCTATGACGATATCGATCTGACGCTGCAGCATGAGGACGACATTCTTGCCTACGAGAAGATGCGTGCCGAAAAGTTCCCGTTCAAGCCGAAGACCCTGCCGGTCAGGCGCGAACCGGAGCAGCCCATCGAATCCGCCCGCGAAGGCGAATACCCTGATTGGCAGGGTCCGTTGGCCGATCGCGGCATTATTTAGCCGCGGTGGCCGGCTGGTAGTGCGGTGCACTGCCGGCAGGGCCCTGCCTGAGCGAGGCGAGAGCCGAGCGAAGGTGATGATGGGTCCGCGCGTAGCGCGGTCCGTGATTGCAGGACGGGTCCGTTGGCCGATCGCGGCATTATTTAGCCGCGGTGGCCGGCTGGTAGTGCGGTGTAGTATATGGGAGACGTACAGTGCATTCGCCAATACGGAAGGCGGCATGATTCTGCTCGGTGTTTCCGAGCGCTCCGATCATTCCCTGCACATCACCGGAGTCGACGATGCCCACAAACTGGTGCAGGATTTCTGGAACACGGTGCATGATTCCTCGACAATCAGTTCGGTGGTGCTGAGCGAGAACGATGTGGTGGTTCGTCATACCGGGCAAGGGGATATCGTGTCCATTGACATTCCCCGTGCATCGAGAGAACGCATTCCTGTGTATGTCGGTCCCAATCCGTTGAAGGGCTCATACCGGCGTAATGGCGATGGTGATTATCTGTGCGACTCGGAAACGGTTCATGCCATGTTGCGAGACAGCGATCTGCGCCCCTTGGACAGGAAGATCGTTGGCGGATGAGGTGATACACGGAGGCATTTCCGATGCCCGCAATCCCATACTGATGAAAATGTTCAACCTTATCGGCATAGGGGAGAAGGCTGGCAGCGGTTTTGATGTTATGCGGGCTGGTTGCGATTTCGCGGGAACCGCATACCCCGAGTTGGAGGTTGGCGAGCATCCGGACAGGGTGACGCTTACGTTGTATCCACGCAAGATTCAGGATTATGGTGCCGTTGAGGGCGGCGGAATCTCAACTCCTTCGGGTTCTGCGGTTTCGGACTTTGCGGTTTCGGGTTCTTCGATTCCTGCGGGTCCAATGGCCATCGCATCCGCAGGCACCGCCACTCCTATCACCGCAACGGGAGCAAATGCGACATATGCCCCGAACGGCCGTCGGATGGCTGAAGTCGGAGAAGATGCCGGGGGCGGTCAGCGATCCTCAATACGGTTCAATCTGGGTGGGGCATCCTTGGTGGCGCAGCCCATGGAGCCACAATCCAACGTGGAGAAAATCACACGGGCATTGACGGCTGGCGGCCCACTGCCTACCTCGCAATTGGCGAAGGTGCTCGGTTTGGGGCTTACCCGTACCCGTGAGATTCTGGGTTCCATGGTGGGTGAAGGCGTCATCGAACCCGTAGGAGTAGGGCGCGGTCGCAAATACCAGATTGTCTCCGACAAGGCCGCATGACCTACGGGTCCGGGCTGAGGCCATGGGTCACAGACCGCGAGTCACAGGTCCGGATCGAGGTCGGCGATGGGAAAACTGGCCCACGGATAGGCGGGCAGGTATTCACCATAGTAGGTGTTGACGGCGTAGGCACTGCCATGCAACATGTCGAATAGATCGCAATGCACGGTCAAGCCATCAATCGGATCCGTCGAAACACTGGTGGTGTTATGAGAGTGGCAAATCAGCTTGCCGGCCTGCGGGTGCACCGTCTGCAATGTGCGCCGCAGCGACTTGACAAGGCCACGAATCCGCAGTGATAACGCGAACGCATGCTTGGGGCGGCCTGCATAACCTGATTGCCGTTCCATGCGAGTGGCGCCTGCATCGCGCGCATCCGTGGAATCGGCATCAACCGGCCATAATGCATCCGCGATCCGTGTGTCGGTAAGCGGCGCGGTTCGCGCATGAATCAGCAAGGCCAACAGATCCTTGGCCTCCTGGGACTCCCACGGAAGCGGTTCATGATGATGAAACGCTTCAAAATCGCCGAATGTGCGAATCATCAGCTGCTCGTGCCTGCCATTCGCGGCGTCGGTCGGAAACTCGCCGCGATACGACGGTTCGCGCCGCAACACATCATCAAGTACAGCTACGCAATCACGAATATCGCCCTCCGTGGCGGGTTTCATGACGAATCCGGTGTTGCTATCGCCCCGCAATCCGAAGGAATAATCGGCATAAGCCGTTGAAAACACGATTTTCGTATGCGGACTGATATCTTTGATCGCCTTCGCCAGCCGTAGTCCGTTCTCGCCCCGCAATCGCAGGTCCAGAAACGCATAGGCGATATTCGCGCAGGAGGCGACCGCCTCGCGCGCAAACGATTCGACTTCCTGGGCGGTGCCGAATCCCCTGACCTGTGCGTCGGGAAACACTGCGTGCAGCAGTCTCGTCATGCTGTTGAGGATCAAAGGTTCGTCGTCCGCCGCAATCACATACATGCTCACACTCTAACCCACAATCGGAAGGTGGTCCGCAAGGCACCCCCGGAAGGCGCTCTCGGAAGATGGAAGGGGAGTCCCCGCATCACATCCGTGCCATCTGACATACTTCATAAACAGGGGGTATCCCCCGAAAGAACTCGGAGCAAAAGCATGAATCATATTCGACGTGCGTTGACGTACTGGTACACATTCGGCTACCCCGAAATCAACAGCCCCCAT encodes:
- the gltX gene encoding glutamate--tRNA ligase: MTEAENTKPELPENVRVRFCPSPTGIPHVGMVRTALFNWAEARHTKGTFVFRIEDTDAQRDSEESYNQIIEALNWLGIDWDEGINVGGPDGPYRQSERTQIYKDVAAKLFEAGYAYESFSTPEEIEARNVAAGRPKAFGYDGYDRNLTEEQKAAFRAEGRKPALRIRMPDDDVAFDDLIRGRIEFKAGSVPDYVIVRPNGDPLYTLTNPVDDAMMNINVVLRGEDLLSSTPRQIVLYRYLIELGIAKEMPLFGHMPYVMGQGNKKLSKRDPESNLFLHRDNGFIREGLLNYLALLGWSIAPDRDVFSMDEMIEKFDVRDVKANPARFDIDKAISINAEHIRMLEPQDFLNRAVPYLNRDGVVSADSWDALTDREREILSASVELVQPRVRLLGEVAGMVGSLLSTEGYIEPDADARKQLKDSAPAVLDAAIASLSAVADDDWKTDILHETLNKALVEDGGYKPRLAFGPVRVAMSGRRVSPPLFESMEIVGKEISLARLQGLREHL
- a CDS encoding metallophosphoesterase, translated to MTELQHAAKAASTRPRIQPAEEGDGRPLSVSARLGRLQFHQSGKFRVLQFTDIQDGPKVSKDTVKLIEASLDATRPDIVIFTGNQIAGYDAAYSQTMRKRRWNKAQAAVQSSAERYEEALRQTRSMVRSTIEQLVRPLADRSVPWVVTFGNHDFQCGLDNAEVERICQEFPGCLNPAPTETSAGEKVGMLPEQRVYGCEPGTFALPVMNVDRTCNVLGLVLVDSGDYARSGGYGSPSVAALRFLADVPHALVTQSQAIAAPRETQASQEALPCMVFQHFAIPQYYDLLKPVAANAARAIEGYRNFAGNHYVLDESKTQPGSYLGEGISCPDADSGEYAMLCDNGYFAISAGHDHRNGFVGTVAIPGTQAAEQTAGECSAESEASAGAHGLMMIASPTSGFGSYGPVPEKRAARLFEFDIRHPYEPRTQLLEYGELVGKPSTGKAYAYGMTSESRPDSEGMDLLHRPTWWSKLLSRFRK
- a CDS encoding IclR family transcriptional regulator, with the translated sequence MPESQQDDAATPAENPYQTTTENNEIHSGVGVLDKTVKILDALESGPATLGQLVAATGLARPTAHRLAIALERHRFVLRDQHGRFVLGSRFAELAAAAGEDRLLTAAGPILQTLLDRTGESAQIYRRQGDQRVCIAAVERASGLRDSIPVGAMLSMEAGSAAQILLAWEDSERLHQGLRHAKFTAAKLSAVRKRGWAESVNERDEGVCSISAPIRNASGQVIAAISISGPNGRMGVNPGRRYAPLVMAAGKYLTEALIKASAGR
- the leuC gene encoding 3-isopropylmalate dehydratase large subunit, which translates into the protein MGTTLAEKVWADHLVRKGSDGAPDLLYIDLMLMHEVTSPQAFEGLRLAGRKPRHIDQLIATEDHNTPTVDIDRPNPDETSALQLSTLEKNCKEFGVRLCPLGDADQGVVHAFAPVLGLTQPGMTIVCGDSHTSTHGAFGAMALGIGTSEVEHVMATQTLSLKPFKTMAINIEGELPKGVTAKDIILAIIAKIGTGGGQGHVIEYRGEAIRKLSMDARMTICNMSIEAGARAGMIAPDEVTFEYLKGRPHAPEGEMWDKAVEYWKTLKTDDDAVFDTEVTIKAEDLEPYVTWGTNPGQGIRISGNVPDPESFNDETERTAAERAIEYMGLKPGMPIKDIAVDTVFIGSCTNGRLEDLRVAAAIMKGHHKAENIHRVLVVPASSRVRLQAEKEGLDKIFKDFGAEWRNAGCSMCLGMNPDKMVARERSISTSNRNFEGRQGKGSRTHLASPAVAAATAIRGTICSPADL
- the leuD gene encoding 3-isopropylmalate dehydratase small subunit, producing MEKLTTLTGVAVPLRRSNVDTDQIIPAVFLKRVKKTGFDDALFYAWRRDPEFVLNQPEYKQGKILVAGPDFGIGSSREHAVWALHDYGFRVVIASRFADIFYGNTAKNGVLAAIMPQESVELLWKLLDEEPGRDMTVSLEDRTVTCGDVTLPFEVNDYTRWRLMNGYDDIDLTLQHEDDILAYEKMRAEKFPFKPKTLPVRREPEQPIESAREGEYPDWQGPLADRGII
- a CDS encoding ATP-binding protein, producing the protein MADEVIHGGISDARNPILMKMFNLIGIGEKAGSGFDVMRAGCDFAGTAYPELEVGEHPDRVTLTLYPRKIQDYGAVEGGGISTPSGSAVSDFAVSGSSIPAGPMAIASAGTATPITATGANATYAPNGRRMAEVGEDAGGGQRSSIRFNLGGASLVAQPMEPQSNVEKITRALTAGGPLPTSQLAKVLGLGLTRTREILGSMVGEGVIEPVGVGRGRKYQIVSDKAA
- a CDS encoding response regulator, with protein sequence MYVIAADDEPLILNSMTRLLHAVFPDAQVRGFGTAQEVESFAREAVASCANIAYAFLDLRLRGENGLRLAKAIKDISPHTKIVFSTAYADYSFGLRGDSNTGFVMKPATEGDIRDCVAVLDDVLRREPSYRGEFPTDAANGRHEQLMIRTFGDFEAFHHHEPLPWESQEAKDLLALLIHARTAPLTDTRIADALWPVDADSTDARDAGATRMERQSGYAGRPKHAFALSLRIRGLVKSLRRTLQTVHPQAGKLICHSHNTTSVSTDPIDGLTVHCDLFDMLHGSAYAVNTYYGEYLPAYPWASFPIADLDPDL